Proteins encoded by one window of Arachis hypogaea cultivar Tifrunner chromosome 1, arahy.Tifrunner.gnm2.J5K5, whole genome shotgun sequence:
- the LOC112798278 gene encoding pentatricopeptide repeat-containing protein At5g39350, whose amino-acid sequence MRVWPLRSQRAFSFLPSPPTQTSITLQACSSSKSLTKAKQIHQQIIINGTHRNPFFATKLIQLYIDCDDISSALFLLHHLHPPNVFAFTSILRFYSRHGQMRQCIRTYVDLRVMGVVPDGYVFPKVLKACAQSQWFETGVAVHKDVITFGSESNLQACNAVLDMYSKCADVQSAQKVFNEMSERDVFSWNSMMSGYVSNGLFEEAVRLLGLMRASGDCEPDVVTWNTMMDAYCKMGRCSEALRVFHQIKDPNVISWTTLISGYAGVRRHDLALGTFRDMVNFGMVLPDVDSLSGILVSCRFLGSLTSGNEVHCYGVKVISGDAFYKSAGAALLTLYANCGRLNDAENVFDRMDKSDVVTWNAMIYGLIDMGLANEAVQCFKEMQASNVKVDQTTVSTLLLACDLRRGKEMHAYVLKHRYNWVIPVCNALIHTYSKCGCIAYAYSVFSTMAVRDLVSWNTIISGFGMHGLGQTVLKLLQEMRDAGISPDSVTFSSALSACSHSGLVNEGIELFYRMIEEFSLNPAKEHFSCVVDMLARAGRLEDAFHFINKMPLEPDKHVWGALLAACQEHQNVSVGKLAAEKLIDLEPQEAGHYVTLSNIYSKAGRWNDAARIRRMMECRGSLKLSGHSLVGTQS is encoded by the coding sequence ATGAGGGTATGGCCACTACGCTCACAAAGAGCATTTTCATTCTTACCATCTCCACCAACACAAACCTCAATCACATTACAAGCATGCTCATCTTCCAAATCTCTCACCAAAGCAAAACAGATTCACCAGCAAATCATCATCAATGGCACACACCGCAACCCTTTCTTTGCGACGAAACTAATCCAGCTTTACATTGATTGCGATGACATATCTTCTGCATTGTTCTTGCTCCATCACCTGCACCCACCTAATGTGTTCGCCTTCACCTCCATCTTGCGGTTCTACTCCAGACATGGGCAAATGCGCCAATGCATAAGAACCTATGTTGATTTGAGGGTAATGGGTGTTGTCCCAGATGGTTACGTGTTTCCCAAGGTTTTAAAGGCATGTGCTCAATCTCAGTGGTTTGAAACCGGTGTTGCGGTGCACAAGGATGTCATCACTTTTGGGTCGGAGTCCAACTTGCAAGCTTGCAATGCTGTGCTGGATATGTACTCAAAATGCGCAGATGTTCAGAGTGCTCAAAAGGTGTTCAATGAAATGTCTGAACGAGATGTTTTTTCATGGAATTCAATGATGTCTGGGTATGTGTCTAATGGGTTGTTCGAGGAGGCTGTGCGACTGTTGGGATTGATGAGAGCAAGTGGGGATTGCGAACCGGATGTTGTGACATGGAACACTATGATGGATGCTTATTGTAAGATGGGGCGTTGCAGTGAGGCCTTAAGGGTCTTTCATCAAATTAAGGATCCTAATGTTATTTCATGGACAACATTAATTTCAGGTTATGCTGGTGTTAGGAGACATGATCTTGCTTTGGGAACTTTTAGGGATATGGTTAATTTTGGGATGGTTTTGCCTGATGTGGATTCTCTTTCTGGTATCCTTGTATCATGCAGGTTTTTGGGGTCCTTAACTAGTGGGAATGAAGTGCACTGTTATGGTGTCAAAGTCATTTCCGGGGATGCGTTTTACAAGTCTGCTGGTGCTGCTTTATTGACTTTATATGCCAATTGTGGAAGGCTAAATGATGCTGAAAATGTATTTGATAGAATGGACAAATCTGATGTTGTTACTTGGAATGCCATGATTTATGGGCTCATTGATATGGGGCTAGCAAACGAGGCAGTTCAATGTTTCAAGGAAATGCAAGCAAGCAATGTAAAAGTTGATCAGACAACTGTATCTACTCTATTGCTTGCGTGTGACTTGAGACGTGGAAAAGAGATGCACGCATATGTCTTAAAACACCGTTACAATTGGGTAATTCCTGTTTGTAATGCACTAATTCATACATACTCGAAATGTGGATGCATTGCATATGCATATTCTGTGTTTTCCACCATGGCTGTGAGGGACTTGGTTTCATGGAACACAATTATCAGCGGATTTGGAATGCATGGCCTTGGCCAAACTGTTCTAAAGCTTTTGCAAGAAATGAGGGATGCAGGCATTAGCCCGGATTCGGTAACATTTTCATCTGCCCTCTCGGCTTGCAGTCATTCAGGACTTGTGAATGAAGGGATTGAACTCTTCTACAGAATGATAGAGGAATTCAGCTTAAACCCAGCAAAGGAACACTTCTCTTGTGTTGTTGACATGCTAGCTCGCGCTGGCAGGCTTGAAGATGCTTTTCATTTCATTAACAAGATGCCACTGGAACCAGATAAACATGTTTGGGGAGCTTTACTTGCAGCATGCCAAGAGCACCAAAATGTTAGCGTCGGCAAACTGGCTGCTGAAAAATTGATCGATTTAGAACCTCAAGAAGCTGGTCATTATGTGACATTGTCCAATATATATTCAAAAGCTGGAAGATGGAATGATGCTGCAAGAATaaggaggatgatggaatgccgAGGATCGTTGAAGCTATCAGGACATAGTTTAGTTGGCACTCAAAGTTAG
- the LOC112798269 gene encoding photosystem I reaction center subunit psaK, chloroplastic, with protein MATTMMTTLPQFNGLRPKFSASPVQNLVAVQPMRRKAKGALGTRCDFIGSETNLIMVASTTLMLFAGRFGLAPSANRKATAGLKLEVRDSGLQTGDPAGFTLADTLACGTVGHIIGVGIVLGLKNTGAL; from the exons ATGGCAACCACAATGATGACCACTCTCCCTCAGTTCAATGGTCTTAGACCCAAATTCTCAGCATCCCCTGTGCAGAACTTG GTTGCTGTCCAACCCATGAGGCGTAAGGCGAAGGGTGCTCTAGGAACTCGCTGTGATTTCATTGGTTCAGAAACCAATCTG ATTATGGTGGCTTCTACAACACTGATGCTGTTTGCCGGAAGGTTTGGATTGGCTCCGTCCGCAAACAGGAAAGCGACTGCAGGGCTGAAGCTCGAGGTGAGGGACTCAGGCTTACAGACTGGTGACCCAGCTGGTTTCACCCTTGCTGATACCTTGGCTTGTGGAACTGTTGGCCACATCATTGGTGTTGGGATTGTTCTTGGTCTTAAGAATACGGGTGCcttgtaa